The following are encoded in a window of Hemicordylus capensis ecotype Gifberg chromosome 12, rHemCap1.1.pri, whole genome shotgun sequence genomic DNA:
- the PIGS gene encoding GPI transamidase component PIG-S isoform X1: MAVDAGAVAAAMDAAEKVRGKYAALSFATIAILVGLPLWWKTTETYRASLPYTEIAELDTLLFQLTVPMSVVFAKGTLLAGQERKLPFRNTQETEMLLNSKTSVTSRYEVSYRQATPQEEKALLLASVQEADDQLSPAQGAPVGSLTVYVIPQGSRLLPQESDMYIGKHRSAVVRAPPAAKDTLLAVDAQVQQVAEVMSCTAESLMGALSDRVPMGQPGAEWKRPFKSSLGYEITFSLLNPDPKAHSLHWDIEGAISRYVKPLLDKLNSVAEFSVDSQILYYAALGVTPRFDAPSSSYILSAHSLPHVINPVEARLGSSASSLYPVLNFLLYVPERSHSPLYIQDKDGAAVPTNAFHSPRWGGIMVYNVEPEAANETFPRHVDVDLVQVMQVFLAQLRLLFGILPGPLPEKALLENSGNEGLSDWELDRLLWTRTVENVATVSTTLTSLAQLLDRISNIVIKDDVASQVYYAVESAQKAMRELELGHLDSAFQASKDAVTSSERAFFDPSLLHLLYFPDDQKFAIYIPLFLPMAVPILLSLVKILRESKQRKKVPTKTD; the protein is encoded by the exons ATGGCGGTCGATGCTGGCGCGGTGGCAGCAGCGATGGATGCGGCAG AGAAAGTGCGAGGGAAATATGCCGCACTCTCCTTCGCCACGATCGCCATTCTGGTGGGCTTGCCGCTGTGGTGGAAAACGACAGAGACCTACCGGGCTTCACTGCCTTACACGGAGATTGCCGAATTGGACACGCTGCTG TTCCAGCTGACGGTGCCCATGTCGGTGGTGTTTGCCAAAGGGACTCTGCTGGCGGGCCAGGAGCGGAAGCTTCCATTCAGAAACACGCAGGAGACGGAGATGCTCCTGAACT CCAAGACCAGCGTGACATCCCGCTACGAGGTGTCCTATCGCCAGGCCACTCCTCAGGAGGAGAAGGCCCTGTTGCTGGCTTCGGTGCAAG agGCAGACGATCAGCTCTCACCGGCTCAGGGAGCACCAGTGGGCTCGCTCACCGTCTATGTGATCCCGCAGGGCTCTCGCCTTCTGCCACAG GAGTCCGACATGTACATCGGCAAGCATCGTAGTGCCGTGGTCAGGGCCCCGCCGGCTGCAAAAGACACACTGCTGGCAGTGGACGCTCAAGTGCAGCAGGTGGCCGAGGTCATGTCCTGCACTGCTGAGTCCCTCATGGGGGCCCTCTCGGACCGCGTCCCCATGGGCCAGCCGGGGGCTGAGTGGAAGCGGCCTTTCAAATCTAGTTTGG GGTATGAAATCACCTTCAGCTTGTTGAACCCCGACCCGAAAGCCCACAGCCTCCACTGGGACATCGAAGGAGCCATCAGTCGCTACGTGAAACCCCTGCTGGACAAGTTGAACTCGGTGGCGGAGTTCTCCGTAGACTCACAG ATCCTCTATTATGCTGCGTTGGGGGTTACGCCTCGTTTTGACGCGCCTTCCTCCAGTTACATCCTGAGTGCTCACAGCCTCCCACACGTCATTAACCCCGTGGAAGCCAGGCTGG GCTCCAGTGCTTCCTCTCTCTACCCTGTGCTCAACTTCCTGCTGTACGTGCCGGAGCGTTCCCACTCCCCTCTCTACATCCAGGATAAAGACGGAGCGGCTGTGCCCACGAACGCTTTCCACAGCCCACGCTGGGGTGGGATCATG GTGTACAATGTTGAGCCTGAAGCTGCCAACGAGACCTTTCCACGGCACGTGGATGTGGACCTGGTGCAGGTGATGCAGGTCTTCCTGGCCCAGCTGCG GCTGCTGTTTGGGATTTTGCCGGGGCCACTcccagaaaaggccctgctggagAACTCTGGGAATGAGGGCCTCTCGGACTGGGAACTGGACCGCCTGCTGTGGACCCGCACCGTTGAGAACGTGGCCACCGTGTCCACCACCCTGACGTCCCTGGCGCAGCTGCTGGACCGTATCAGCAACATTGTGATCAAGGACGACGTGGCATCTCAG GTATACTATGCTGTGGAATCGGCCCAGAAAGCGATGCGAGAACTCGAACTAGGCCACTTGGACTCCGCCTTCCAGGCCAGCAAAGATGCCGTCACTTCCTCCGAACGGGCTTTTTTtgacccctccctcctccacctcctctatTTCCCCGACGACCAGAAGTTTGCCAtctacatcccgctcttcctccccaTGGCTGTCCCCATCCTGCTTTCCCTGGTGAAGATCCTCCGGGAGAGCAAGCAGAGGAAGAAGGTGCCCACGAAAACGGACTGA
- the PIGS gene encoding GPI transamidase component PIG-S isoform X2: protein MSVVFAKGTLLAGQERKLPFRNTQETEMLLNSKTSVTSRYEVSYRQATPQEEKALLLASVQEADDQLSPAQGAPVGSLTVYVIPQGSRLLPQESDMYIGKHRSAVVRAPPAAKDTLLAVDAQVQQVAEVMSCTAESLMGALSDRVPMGQPGAEWKRPFKSSLGYEITFSLLNPDPKAHSLHWDIEGAISRYVKPLLDKLNSVAEFSVDSQILYYAALGVTPRFDAPSSSYILSAHSLPHVINPVEARLGSSASSLYPVLNFLLYVPERSHSPLYIQDKDGAAVPTNAFHSPRWGGIMVYNVEPEAANETFPRHVDVDLVQVMQVFLAQLRLLFGILPGPLPEKALLENSGNEGLSDWELDRLLWTRTVENVATVSTTLTSLAQLLDRISNIVIKDDVASQVYYAVESAQKAMRELELGHLDSAFQASKDAVTSSERAFFDPSLLHLLYFPDDQKFAIYIPLFLPMAVPILLSLVKILRESKQRKKVPTKTD from the exons ATGTCGGTGGTGTTTGCCAAAGGGACTCTGCTGGCGGGCCAGGAGCGGAAGCTTCCATTCAGAAACACGCAGGAGACGGAGATGCTCCTGAACT CCAAGACCAGCGTGACATCCCGCTACGAGGTGTCCTATCGCCAGGCCACTCCTCAGGAGGAGAAGGCCCTGTTGCTGGCTTCGGTGCAAG agGCAGACGATCAGCTCTCACCGGCTCAGGGAGCACCAGTGGGCTCGCTCACCGTCTATGTGATCCCGCAGGGCTCTCGCCTTCTGCCACAG GAGTCCGACATGTACATCGGCAAGCATCGTAGTGCCGTGGTCAGGGCCCCGCCGGCTGCAAAAGACACACTGCTGGCAGTGGACGCTCAAGTGCAGCAGGTGGCCGAGGTCATGTCCTGCACTGCTGAGTCCCTCATGGGGGCCCTCTCGGACCGCGTCCCCATGGGCCAGCCGGGGGCTGAGTGGAAGCGGCCTTTCAAATCTAGTTTGG GGTATGAAATCACCTTCAGCTTGTTGAACCCCGACCCGAAAGCCCACAGCCTCCACTGGGACATCGAAGGAGCCATCAGTCGCTACGTGAAACCCCTGCTGGACAAGTTGAACTCGGTGGCGGAGTTCTCCGTAGACTCACAG ATCCTCTATTATGCTGCGTTGGGGGTTACGCCTCGTTTTGACGCGCCTTCCTCCAGTTACATCCTGAGTGCTCACAGCCTCCCACACGTCATTAACCCCGTGGAAGCCAGGCTGG GCTCCAGTGCTTCCTCTCTCTACCCTGTGCTCAACTTCCTGCTGTACGTGCCGGAGCGTTCCCACTCCCCTCTCTACATCCAGGATAAAGACGGAGCGGCTGTGCCCACGAACGCTTTCCACAGCCCACGCTGGGGTGGGATCATG GTGTACAATGTTGAGCCTGAAGCTGCCAACGAGACCTTTCCACGGCACGTGGATGTGGACCTGGTGCAGGTGATGCAGGTCTTCCTGGCCCAGCTGCG GCTGCTGTTTGGGATTTTGCCGGGGCCACTcccagaaaaggccctgctggagAACTCTGGGAATGAGGGCCTCTCGGACTGGGAACTGGACCGCCTGCTGTGGACCCGCACCGTTGAGAACGTGGCCACCGTGTCCACCACCCTGACGTCCCTGGCGCAGCTGCTGGACCGTATCAGCAACATTGTGATCAAGGACGACGTGGCATCTCAG GTATACTATGCTGTGGAATCGGCCCAGAAAGCGATGCGAGAACTCGAACTAGGCCACTTGGACTCCGCCTTCCAGGCCAGCAAAGATGCCGTCACTTCCTCCGAACGGGCTTTTTTtgacccctccctcctccacctcctctatTTCCCCGACGACCAGAAGTTTGCCAtctacatcccgctcttcctccccaTGGCTGTCCCCATCCTGCTTTCCCTGGTGAAGATCCTCCGGGAGAGCAAGCAGAGGAAGAAGGTGCCCACGAAAACGGACTGA
- the UNC119 gene encoding protein unc-119 homolog A isoform X2 — protein sequence MSEAAAAAGVRAADTRSPGGGGRRRSSSSSTSSSSKSSGGGGMKVKKGSGGGGGGGATPAGAGAAGAGAACTEEELLRKALISPEDVLGLQKITADYLCTPEENVFKIDFTRFKIRDMESGTVLFEITKPPASEREHSDKKDIDPNAGRFVRYQFTPAFLRLRQVGATVEFTVGDKPINNFRMIERHYFRDQLLKSFDFEFGFCIPSSKNTFQEMILHPYETQSDSFYFVDNKLVMHNKADYSYSGGP from the exons ATGAGCgaggccgccgccgctgccggtGTGCGCGCCGCAGACACTCGCTcccccggcggcggcgggcggcggcggagcagcagcagcagcaccagcagcagcagcaagagcagcggcggcggcggcatgaAGGTGAAGaagggcagcggcggcggcggcggcggcggcgcgacCCCCGCCGGGGCTGGAGCGGCCGGGGCGGGAGCCGCCTGCACCGAGGAGGAGCTTTTGCGCAAAGCGCTGATCAGCCCGGAGGACGTGCTGGGGCTGCAGAAGATCACCGCCG ATTACTTGTGCACCCCGGAGGAGAATGTATTCAAAATAGATTTCACCCGGTTCAAGATCCGAGACATGGAGTCGGGCACTGTGCTCTTCGAAATCACCAAGCCACCCGCTTCAG AGCGTGAACACAGTGACAAGAAGGACATCGACCCAAATGCCGGGCGGTTCGTACGCTACCAGTTCACGCCAGCATTCCTCCGGTTGCGTCAGGTTGGAGCCAC GGTAGAGTTCACGGTGGGTGACAAGCCCATCAACAACTTCCGGATGATTGAGAGACACTATTTTAGGGACCAGCTGCTGAAGAGTTTTGATTTTGAGTTTGGGTTCTGCATCCCCAGCAGTAAAAATACAT TCCAGGAGATGATCCTTCACCCCTATGAGACCCAGTCGGACAGTTTCTACTTCGTAGACAACAAGCTGGTGATGCACAACAAGGCAGACTATTCCTACAGCGGGGGTCCCTGA
- the UNC119 gene encoding protein unc-119 homolog A isoform X1, translating into MSEAAAAAGVRAADTRSPGGGGRRRSSSSSTSSSSKSSGGGGMKVKKGSGGGGGGGATPAGAGAAGAGAACTEEELLRKALISPEDVLGLQKITADYLCTPEENVFKIDFTRFKIRDMESGTVLFEITKPPASEREHSDKKDIDPNAGRFVRYQFTPAFLRLRQVGATVEFTVGDKPINNFRMIERHYFRDQLLKSFDFEFGFCIPSSKNTCEHIYEFPQLSEDLIQEMILHPYETQSDSFYFVDNKLVMHNKADYSYSGGP; encoded by the exons ATGAGCgaggccgccgccgctgccggtGTGCGCGCCGCAGACACTCGCTcccccggcggcggcgggcggcggcggagcagcagcagcagcaccagcagcagcagcaagagcagcggcggcggcggcatgaAGGTGAAGaagggcagcggcggcggcggcggcggcggcgcgacCCCCGCCGGGGCTGGAGCGGCCGGGGCGGGAGCCGCCTGCACCGAGGAGGAGCTTTTGCGCAAAGCGCTGATCAGCCCGGAGGACGTGCTGGGGCTGCAGAAGATCACCGCCG ATTACTTGTGCACCCCGGAGGAGAATGTATTCAAAATAGATTTCACCCGGTTCAAGATCCGAGACATGGAGTCGGGCACTGTGCTCTTCGAAATCACCAAGCCACCCGCTTCAG AGCGTGAACACAGTGACAAGAAGGACATCGACCCAAATGCCGGGCGGTTCGTACGCTACCAGTTCACGCCAGCATTCCTCCGGTTGCGTCAGGTTGGAGCCAC GGTAGAGTTCACGGTGGGTGACAAGCCCATCAACAACTTCCGGATGATTGAGAGACACTATTTTAGGGACCAGCTGCTGAAGAGTTTTGATTTTGAGTTTGGGTTCTGCATCCCCAGCAGTAAAAATACATGTGAGCACATCTACGAGTTTCCACAGCTCTCGGAAGACCTCA TCCAGGAGATGATCCTTCACCCCTATGAGACCCAGTCGGACAGTTTCTACTTCGTAGACAACAAGCTGGTGATGCACAACAAGGCAGACTATTCCTACAGCGGGGGTCCCTGA